Part of the Henckelia pumila isolate YLH828 chromosome 2, ASM3356847v2, whole genome shotgun sequence genome is shown below.
acatccctgcaaaattaaccacttcgagaaaactttggagttgttttacgtctttgagtttatctggaaaattatgtaccttttccacaatatggggctACAGAATTATTCCAGATTCATTAATCTCAATGCCAAGGAATTCGAATTtttttgttgctatgactgctttcttttcagataaaatcaGTCCTTCTTGCttattttagagaaaatctctaaatgtttaatatGTTCATCTATATTTTTGGATGcaataagaatatcatcaatataaacaaacatgaagttaaaataatcttcaaaaatattatccatctttctttgaaatataggggtacattagccaatcccataggcataacttcccaaatataatgtccttatgatgtagagaaggctgtgaattttttACTACCTTCTTCCATCCTAATTTGATAGAACCCAgatttacaatcaaattttgagaacactctagcatttcggaCACACTGATTAagtgttctctactgggtatgaagtacccatcgaacttcagaattttattaataccttggtagttaatctAGCCTGGGTTTACCTCTCTTTATTTACCCATTATTTTTTACTAggaaacctgggctgctatatggtgaaactccttttattagaccaaggtccaaatgttccttgataatcatcctCATatctctttgatctgttatgttcattgggatagacttatatctaacgaattcatactctttgcctttaTTTAAAGTAAGgttggctttgagttgatttctatctcaccatgccaaaggatgctcattataactttctttgagccttttTTTGACATAttcaagggataccttgttttctaactctatatctctatgGATTAGAGCTACCTTGAGAAGATCCATATCCTTTGTTTGAAGTTCttgttttgttgttatttttaacatggtttctccaaacctccTGGAATCTTTCATCTTTGAATGTAAAAGTTTTCCTTTATCACCACACTGGATGCGAAACATTATCGGCATCTGTCAATAAAAGGAAACCTTGaatctttgaacgataattttatgatcacaaatcgtagtgaacataagtcttcttgactcattgtctcatgtgtacttcttaaacatttgtaaaaaGTTATTTTCTAACAAATTCAGCTCCGGTATCATGAAAATATATgagtggtgtctttaccttgtaccaaggtgtctggcctgctccttccaaaagaatttttgcttgttttattcctttgcaaatatTAAAATCTTTCGAGAGAAATCGCGTCCAACAATTTTTGGTAAGTCTTCTTCACAATTCTCAGGGAAGACGCCTTTTTTGTTGTGCGAATTCCTGCTCCTTAATCAATATAGGTTGCGAAGTATTTAGCCTTATGTTGTTCGTAAAACATCCCAATttgaatgtatatggagaaagggcttgttgtcattttacttaaatggattactaaatggccccgtcatttttaataaaatgtgttgtaactcaataatccgattaagactatttaacCTTAATGTTTCTAAGGCTTTAGTAGGTAGAGTATGATTACtcttttctacttcttcaatgcatTCTAGTAATGTTCATGATTTACTAACTTCAAGAGTTGTCTCTTTCTCTCTTTGTGTGAACAGAGTTCTCAAAGCTGGTTAGGGGATTATCCCTTACCCAATTTCCTTGGTTCGCCATCttgtagaattcttattgaattctccaagttttttctTTTGTCATAAACTCTATTCCTCTTTCAAGaagtttccatggtttatggtcttCAATAAATTCTAAACCAATAATTAGTTGATctacttcttttcctggaattcccccaattagaacttccaattcacaaatatttatcaatccttggtaagttcctctTTCCTTTtgttctaaatagtaaatcgagttacaaggaaattggttccaatgacttgtaatttcgaatactattttgatttctttccatccttctggagatatAAGTTTTTCCATTAtggaaaactctttttcttatGTTGGAATTTCCTGTATAGGAAACTTTTCCCATCTTCGACTTGTCATTCAGTCACCTTCTAAGGATAACCTTCGGGTGCTATTTTAAGATCTCTGCATAGAACCGGTTTGTCTTGAATCTGAATGTCAGTTTCTTGAAGTAagggaaactcgattctttctgggtagattgcttgagcaacttttctAAAAATCTCTGggatttcaataaactcatttctaataaataattttgatgGTGGGTATTAGAAAgaaaatatgaaatttgatatgtaatataatatggtctattaccttccttcattaatcgTTTTTCCTTGAAATTTTGATGTAACGTCAAGGCAcgactaaagtctctgtcagctaaattgtaggctattcttggataaataactcctacaattttttctgcacataaatttcctgagatagttcCCAGAACTGTGTCTTGTAtatttcccattcttttatcgcataatACGAtgtctatgggtgaatctattccttctttgaAAGTAGttttgatcattatttggattgctccaatatgaatccaagacatcgtccttgctactTCACCTTTCACCTTTTGCAATTcttctcttatttcttcaaaagaaaTTATTTGCATCTCAATCTGATTACTAGTTAATTTCATAGGGATCGCCATTTTCCTTCTGGATACCATGTAAATCATATTGTgccttctttgtctaagccctaggtttcttaagactctttcaacttgtcctgtCAAAAATCCTTGATACGTCTGTAGAGTAGGATTTTCTCTCATGATTCTTTGgatcatattatgagatatagtagtttgactaaaaaacccagccaaactttcatgtgtttcatgtcgaaacacttcttctttagtCTGATCCTGATTCATCATCAGATTATTCTTGACTACATAGTATTTCTTCCTCGTATATGATTTCGTCTGAGGGTATATCCTCAAACTGGTATACTTGGaaaagatcttgaaagaagacatCATCATCCAtgtctggtgttgcttcaaataGTTTGACTCTTTTCTTCtcattttctggacaatttgttgaaatatgtccccttgctccacatgtccagcaattACAGTCTttaaaactttcacttgctctcgtaTGAGTTCTCCTGAAAGTTTTTCtgtatggtgttcttcccctgctttgagATGAGCTTGTTTCTGAGTATGTTTTTGTAGGTCCACTTCATTTccctgatctataagatctggccttttgtttggaccataTATCTCGGCGGATTCCCAGTGTGTTGTTCACCTTCAGGAGAATTCATCTTTAAATCTACAACCTTAAGATTCGAAAATAAATCTTCAGGATCTTGTAGATCCgcaagatttaatctttctaaagtagtcatcagataatatttttctctgatactgcttttataagattaatcatcatttcttcatcagttaaaggtttttttaccattttggttttatctttctgatgtaacaaagattcggtaccaaacgagagtggtaaccttcctcctttCCTAGAACTCGATGTttacaaatttttaatataagggTAGTATAGGAAATTTTTAGTTTGGAGGACATATCAGGGAAACATTTTGTTAAAAGAGGGACGTAATTGAGAACAAATAAAGTGTTAGTATTTTTTTGGAAAAGTTAAGAAATTATAAGGACGTAATGCATAATTATCCCTAGATAAACGGATAAACCATATTCCTATTCTtgagaatttatttatttatttttagattttgaaGTTTCTCCTTTATATATACCAACTTCTTCAACGGTCGTAAATGATTTCTTTTAGACTTCTTGCCGCCCGAATTCATACTGTTGACTGAAAAAATTTGTTGTACTTGGTCCTTGACCACAATATTTATGCCAACAGCTATAATATTAATCTCTCGATTAGAATCGATCTATGTGTAAGACCAATCTCTGATtaatttatcagtttgttttaaTCAAACCTTAATAtcctataaatttttattttattttttttccctcCACTCGTGGAcaaattcaatcatattttcattgtcacaaaataaaaataacaaaagatAACAGAAAGGATGATGACGATGACACCATTATTCGACATTTGTGGCTACAAATAAGTGATAGGCACATTGTCTTCTgactatttatattattataattataattatatctgTGATTTTGTTTTAACGTTGATTTAAAACGTCTTTTTTTATCGAGTAAGATTCATAATGTAATTGCAGCATATATGATAGTTGTGGCGTCTTGTTTCTATTCAGTACTTGTGAATATAACACCTTGTTTCCATCAATAATGTCTAAACAATTAATCTCACTTTCAGGTAAAGAAGCAATATTTCTAGATATTGCAATTTGTCGACAAACCCAATTTATCCAGATTTAATATATATGCACTCAAAAAATcgttaattattattattattattataattattatataaaatcaataagaacaATATTAATTATAAGGTCAATCTCTGACTAAAAAGAGCTCTTAGAATGAAAAACTATATATCGTGGTTCATTTTTCATAAATTCTGAGTTTTTGAACAAGGTtcccaacatatatatattatgcatGAGATTTTACAGGAAAAAAGTGGGCACCTAATCCTTGTGCATGCGTGAGTTTTTAttcattattattaaaatatatatactcaAGCATGAGTGTGCTGAAAAGTTTGTGTCATTAATGCTTGAGTTTcatttcattatattttatttatttggacaAAATATGAGCATCGGATAATGGAATCTTGGGAAAAAAAATTCTgacatatttttataattatatagcTATACTTATGTATAAAACAatatagaatttttttaaatttttattttttggccaATAAATAACCGGTTAACTGGAAAAAATCGATTGGAACAAGTCATGTTAAACCAActgatttttttataattaaaaatacaaaattagaATCCATATGAATCCACTAAACAATAAATATGatcaaacaataaaaacaaatttttttattataaatataatcaaACAATTCAAATTTAACAATTCATATTGCTATagattgataaaattttataaaatgctatatttttttatagattatattgatttatattatattaataataaaaaaaccgaAAAGTTTCTGATATGATTTACAGTTACGATgtagaattatatatatatgtatatattataatGAGGAATTTAACAAGAGCAATGATGTTAATTATTTAAAGAGACGAGATAtaataaatttgatgaaatgaTGACGAAACAACACAAAGTagacatatatatattcttatagaaacatatatatatcagtAACAAGGATAATATAGCAAAGCAATTAATTATAGAGGAAACATTATTTAAGTTGatagatagatatatataaTTGAAATGATGAGTAGTACTTATGAATGGATGGATGGATGGATGACTCTTAATTTATTCTTGATCAATCATGTTCATCGGACTAGTGTTAAAATTAGATGGAATATTCTGACCACACTTGGTACAGTTGATCAACGGCTGCAGTACGAGTGATCCAAACCCGGCCTGATGAACATGATCGACGGAATGGACGGCCGGATTAATGGCGGCGGTCTTTCGAGCGATGACAACGGAGTTGATGACCTCATCAGTGGGATGGAACACCGATAGCACCTCAAAGCCGCCTTGGAGATGTCGAGGCTCCACCACCGGATACAGAAAGGCACGTGCCCCGTGCGCACTCCGGAGCATAAGAATCGCACCGGGGGCCATGTTCTTGGACAAATGATTGATGACAAGCATCTTCTGCTCCATCTCCATCCCCACCAAGGCGGCCAAGAAAACGACGTCGTATTCGTGGAGCTCCGGGGCGGACATATTCAACACATCTTTGGTGTGGAACAGCATTCGTTTGGACAAGTCCGGGTCGGAGTGTACGAGACGGGAGGCCAAGGAGTTAGCGGAATCATCGATGTCATAGTTATGAAAGAAGGTGGAGGTGAGGTGATGGGTGGCTAGAACAATGGAGGTGAGAGGGAGGGGGCCGGAGCCGATGAAAGCAACACGACGGGGAGGGTTGAATAATATTGCATGGGGGGTGAGGAGGTCGAATTCGAGTTTGCTGAGTTTGAGGTAGTTGTTGTAGTAAGGGAATAAGTGGAGGTGATGGAGAGGGTTATCAGAAGAGATGAGGATGGTGGAGTAGTGTTTCTCGAGGAGGGATTCGGCTTGGCCGCAGAGTCGGATGAGGTTTGTTCGGATTTGTTGGATTTTGGTGCATAGGTTGGTGACATCCATGGGGTAAGGTGGGATGCAGGCCTGGACCAGCTGTGTGAAGAGGGAGTCCACTTCTTTCGAGGGATTCAGGTTTTGGAGATTGGAGATTTGGTCGTACAGTTGGCACACTTGTTGGATCACTGGATCTTTCAGGCAAACCATGTTAGTTCAATATAATTAATGAGATATATGTTGTTGTTGCTGCTGATTATATTCTTGGAGTAGTGAGTGAGTGAGTGAATAAGCTGTGAGCGAGTGTTGGGGTATTTAAAGCCAAATCTTAAGGTGCATGTGGATGTGGTGTGGGATGAAACTTGCTGCGTTTTTTttattcatgtatatatatatatattctccttgtttcaattttttttttgtagggaaattatatattaatttatcttTTCTTGGGTTGCATTAATTGGTTTGGGTGATTATATATGATGACGTTTTTCGACATTTTGAGACGGGGAAAattatattatgatttttttcgtagtttaaaattcttgagaaaaacaaagaaaataatcTCATAGTTTAGCTGGAGTTTGATTGCCTACACTGCCTtatgtaaaaattttaaattgttaaaacttaaaaacccttcaggaaaaaaaaaacaaatgattTATagactctctctctctctgttatCAACTCTTGAACACATATActcatatttttgaaattagaaCACATACTAGCTCTCttatctaaaatatatttttagggATATGTGTACTTCAAATTTGAAAACATCAAAGGTTAATAGTTACAAAAATGGACTTGATCACCTATCTTATAAATAAAGATCTTTGAGATAGTTTTACACCATGTCTCCACCAACACGAAATAAAAAGGATTTCATATCTCGAATTGttccgatttttttttaaaactaattGTTCCGAATTGAAGCTCCGCAaatgtaatatatttaatatatcgaAGATTTGTTCGTCCTACGGCCCTACCCAGTTCCTATATACGCTCGGATTAGAATATTATGttctaataaaaattataatgtcATGAAATTAAATTGAATTGATTTGATCAATGATTTTAACAAACATTACTATCTTAATATTCAGATAGATATATCACGAATTTCaagataattaatttatatctaTAGTAATTGCAAATTAACAATTCAATCTCGAACTTAATTATATATAGCTAGTCCTCAGTTTGAGAACTTATATTATCTTTGATATCatgatatgtttttatttattataactattattttaatttttgaaaaaaaaaatctattattataaattaatgACGATCAAGTAAAAAACTATCTCGGTCTTATTCAAATATAATCAAAGTTGAAACGACCGCATAATtcattttcaaaatatattataaatttgcaacaaaaaaatattataaattttaatttcaataaaatattcaaaaattttataccaAAATTAGTTAACGCAAAGATCAAATCATAAAACCTATGTTGATAGAACTATTAAAGTGGGTTTAGCTTGTTGGGTCACATCCCACCTCGCCATGTGGTGAGATGTGACGAGTTACAGATCAATCTGTCCCAACCCTCAAATATAACTTAAATTTGGCGTGTTGACCGGTCCGAACCGTCGAATAGACGGATTGAGTTACTAATTTCTCAATCCGTCCAAATAGAAGGCCGGTCCATTCTACAAATTCGTTTTGACAGCTCTAATTATGCAAGCATCAACCAcctataaaataatatattgataGCGTTAACAATATTGAAATAATTAATGTATCTAAGAGTAGACGGGGTCATAATGAATGGCATGAAGCATGCACAAGAATCTATTAATTTCCATACAAATGTATATGTGAGATTTTCATACGACCTAATACAACTTTTTTCAAACGACTAACTGAATTATgtacttaattatttattttcctTAGCCAGATTCTCGAAATTCTTATGCTTTCACACTAATAAGATGATATCCTccacaattaaaaaatatttattccataaattataattaaactTTGATGAGCTTGCTTTAGGAATCATCGAATTCACACTTGTCTtgagcttaattattgtttgGGTCAACCAATGCAAGAGACTTCCCCCATATAAACACCATCAAATCTTTAATTATACAATAATAATCATTCTTTTCCATTGTTGGAAGAAACATATTCATTTATGCTATAAATATGTTTTGTTAGAAATTTAACCTAGTGAATAACTAAATTTGAGCTAGATACGCATTATCATAATACATAAAGATCAATatgagaaaaaattaaaatatgaacgATTTAACTTCTAGCCATTGATATTGAGTTTAAGACATGAACTAGCAAATTAAGATCCCAAAAGCACGAGAAAACAAATATCTTCTAAATCTTAATAGAATTTATAGATGGTGTATTTTCTGAATAATGCATATATAGATGTAGGAAGCCTATATGCCACTATTTATAAATGTTCTCTAACCATCATAGAGAATATCAAGATTTGGcaaattttgatgatatctaACTGAATTTACCATCATAATCCAGATAATATTATTTACTTTCTTTCTTTTAAATATGAGACGTCTCTCGTATTTATCTTGATGAATTATGTTGttcataattaaattattttacgaactaaattaaaataatctaaCAGTACTCTCCTACTTGATATACATATTTCAATTTAACTGAATAATCAAGAAATAAATCATGAACCTAGTCAAGAAAACTGATGCACGAATCATGCGATATGTCCTCTTGTGCTGAGTATTATCTTTCATGTATCACATGTACCCATATTTTTTAACATATCTTAATGAATAAAACCAATGTTTTATTTAAAAGACACTAACTTAATCGATATTTTTTCAATATAACTGAATATAAGAAATATCATAATTTACGAGTTCCAAAGTCAAAACCAAATGTATATACCATAAAATCATCATAGAACCAAGTCCATTATTACCGCATGAACTTTAAACATCTTAATTTGCATgccttgtagtgaccctgcctGGATCAACTACTAAATTATAGTCTTAAGTATATAATTAGCTTAATACAGAATAATTGTTAAACATAGTAAATTGCGGAAACTTAAAATATGTTTAAAACGTAAACCGACAGAACCGGTACAAAAACACTAGatatagttatacaaccatattaAAATACCAATTTAACTGCATGAAAATAAAACTCCCAGCAGCCCTTAGTCCCTGCACTTAACCCTGCCTCGATCCTCTCGCCCCGTCCAACCTGAGACATGTCCTGTGGAATAGGTATCTAATATAATACCAAGGACATGAGCGACTAACGCCTAGTACAAAATTATGAGTATAAAAACTAATATGATGCATGTAATATAAGATGACTAGATGACTGGTCAACTACCAAGTATTTCTCATCCTATAGGTGTCAATTATTATGTAGCACCGTCTGGGAATCCGACCATGGGGTAGCTCACACACTCATCTAGATCATCGTAGCATCAATCTCCATCATAAAAGTATCTCTCGTTGTCATACGATATATATAGATTAGCTCTGAGAAACCCTACTAGAAAGGCTATCTCGAAGAAGATGCAACTCAACATGTATGTGCACATGTAGTATGTATATAAAGCAATAAAACATATACCATGGCTCATAAAATGTGACATATAATCATTCATACTCGCTGAAAATCTCAATCAATACATAAGTATCTTTATATGATAGGTCGAGTACAATCAGAATCTAGGGTCGTAGCTTACAGTCAAGTGATTACCATATCATTAATCATAATCtgaaagtcttaactaagccaGTAGATACTCTCATTTTATAATTGGATCCTCGTTCCATACCTACGTCATTCGTTAGCcagcccgctgatgtcaaaATATCGGGATTCTAGACACAACTCCGCTGCTATTCCAGAAGCGCTTTTTTATTGCTCGGCACTTAATAGTATGACTACCTTAATATTTATACTGAATCAAGAAGAAATCTATTGAAATTGTGTCTGAAAAATGAAGC
Proteins encoded:
- the LOC140884034 gene encoding nicotianamine synthase-like, whose amino-acid sequence is MVCLKDPVIQQVCQLYDQISNLQNLNPSKEVDSLFTQLVQACIPPYPMDVTNLCTKIQQIRTNLIRLCGQAESLLEKHYSTILISSDNPLHHLHLFPYYNNYLKLSKLEFDLLTPHAILFNPPRRVAFIGSGPLPLTSIVLATHHLTSTFFHNYDIDDSANSLASRLVHSDPDLSKRMLFHTKDVLNMSAPELHEYDVVFLAALVGMEMEQKMLVINHLSKNMAPGAILMLRSAHGARAFLYPVVEPRHLQGGFEVLSVFHPTDEVINSVVIARKTAAINPAVHSVDHVHQAGFGSLVLQPLINCTKCGQNIPSNFNTSPMNMIDQE